The window GCAAATCCGAGAGCGCCATTGTCAATTCTCCCACATTACCTTGAAAAACATAAccaaacaaattttataaaacatgtattgtgtgtgtgtgtgtgaaaattGAATGTGGTTTACCATCTCCAATAGGGTTGCCATCCCACATGATGATGGGCAGTATAGGGAGTGAGCTTCCAACATACATCATCTCGGCAGCCTTCTTGCCCTCGTCCGCGCTCACAGCTGCCAACCTCACGCCCTTCAGCCTCCCCTGCTCGACTAGCTGAGGCGCCAGCTGCAGGAGCCTCATGGCCGTGCAGCCACTCAAGATCTTGTCGAAGGTTGGCAGCACGAGCTCCCCATCACGGGTGATGAAGGCCACATTCATATTGGGCCCTTCCGCGATGTAGCCCCCCTCATCAACCCACACGGAGGAGTTGGCCCCCGCCTCCTCTGCCTCCATCTTGGCAAGCACATTGGGGAGGTAGTTCACATTCTTCATCGTGGCAAAGAGGGGCGATTTCATCGGGATACTCGAGGTTATCACCTTCACGCCCTCCCTGTACTGCTCGAACCCCCCGTCTATGACCACCGCATAGAAGGCAGACGAGGGGAGCCCAGTAGGGGAGAGCGAGAAGTTTCCCGGCCCCGCACTCAGCCAGTACCTGAGCGTGCCGTCCCTGCAGCCGGACGATGCAGCTAGTTGGATGAGAATGCTTCTAAGAGTGGCTTCAGGAAATGGAGACACAATCTTGGCCTTTGATGCTGATCTAAGGAACCGAGCAAGGTGCACATCCAACTCATAAAGGTAGCTGGAAAACAACCActaaatagttttaaaatctttgacatattattcaaatactactccctccgtcccgcttaagatgacacgttttcctttttagtttgtcccaactaagatgacacatttccttttttggtaactttctctctctaattaatacacccaaccactttttctcactcctattaaaatatccttctttttttatctctctactttaatacttacactcaccttctctctttccaattaaacattttaaccaataactcctaaaatccagtgtcggctaagcaatgtatcatcttagccggaacggagggagtaccacaTAACAACTTACTATCTTTTTCCTTTATGGGTAAATGAACATAATTTAAAGGTCACGCCATAAAGGACTCGAACCCGAGACCTTTGGCTTCAGACATTAACCTCTCCAGCACTCAGCCAACTACACAAAGTACATAATACTCCCCTTCGGTCCCCATTAAATGCCCCATATTTCCTTATTTGGACGGATCCCAAtaattatctcatttcacttttactacttttaATAGATAGActttacattccactaacacatttcactcatattttattataaaactaatatttataaaagtaggacccacaatcaaCTAACCtttttcatccacttttcacaaagtcaaacaatatCTTATAACCCGTGCGGGTCAAATATGGTTACATTTAATGGGaccggagggagtaactttaTCTTGATTTAATACGTTAATTGTGCTACTACCAAATAGTAGTAAGTGTTAAGTCAAGATAACTCTGAACTCATCTACTCTACCAAACGGAGCCTAAGTGTGCGTACCCGTCGTGTATGATAGCCG is drawn from Salvia hispanica cultivar TCC Black 2014 chromosome 6, UniMelb_Shisp_WGS_1.0, whole genome shotgun sequence and contains these coding sequences:
- the LOC125193858 gene encoding D-amino-acid transaminase, chloroplastic; its protein translation is MAASNSVIAPEFKVEVFSSSEELVSKLQEKWSGKPKPYPAMYSSVFGGIILDPAMMLIPIDDHMVHRGHGVFDTAIIHDGYLYELDVHLARFLRSASKAKIVSPFPEATLRSILIQLAASSGCRDGTLRYWLSAGPGNFSLSPTGLPSSAFYAVVIDGGFEQYREGVKVITSSIPMKSPLFATMKNVNYLPNVLAKMEAEEAGANSSVWVDEGGYIAEGPNMNVAFITRDGELVLPTFDKILSGCTAMRLLQLAPQLVEQGRLKGVRLAAVSADEGKKAAEMMYVGSSLPILPIIMWDGNPIGDGNVGELTMALSDLLWEDMVAGPETQRIPVSYA